The region GCGGCACGGGCGGCTCCGGCGGCACGGGCGGCTCCGGCGGCAGCGGTGGTGCTCAGTGCATCGACAGCGGCTGCAACGGCTTCGATCCGGGGTCGTGCTGCAGCGGCGCGTACTGCGCCGTCTGGGGCAAGTGTGTCGTGTGCAAGAACAACAACGACGGCTGCAGCTCGGACGCCCAGTGTTGCAGCGGATCGTGCAAGTGGTCCAACGGCTGGTGGCGGTGCGGATAGACGGGTATCGCGCCGCCCCGACAATCAGAAATCAAAGCTGCGCCAGCATCTTGCGCGCGCGGCGCGCCCACTTCTCGTCGCGGCGCTGCACGAAGTCCGGCGAGGTTTCCCAGTTCGCGAGGCCGCGCTCCAGCACCTCCCGGGCGCGAGCGGTGCGGCCGTCTTCTTGGAGGTAGTGGGCGAGGGCGACGTGATGGTTCACCCGGGTGCTGATGGCGACCAGGCCTTCCAGCACCTCGACGGTGTCGTCACGCTGCCCGTTTCGCCATAGCGCTTCGGCGTAGTCGAGGGCGGCGCCGTAGTCGCGGTAAGCGTTGTCCTCACCCAGGAGCTTCTCGAGATACTCCACCGCTTCGTCGAAACGACCATCGCTCATCGCACAACGCGCCAGGCCGTGGAGAGATTGGAGGTTTCCGGGATCTTGCTCGAGCACCTCGCGGAACAGCGGCTCGGCTTCCTGGAAGCGCTCGGCGCCCTCCAACGCGTCTGCCAGCTCGAGCTTGTTGGCTACGCTCGGCGTTTCCTGCAGCTTGCGGTGAAGGCGGCTGACGTCCTTCGTGCCAGCTCCCGGCAGACGGCGACCGAGATCCCAGTCCTTCACCTTCACCAGCGCGAAGTAGATGAGGCTCCCGAACGGGACGAACAGGATGATCAAATACCAGTAGTACTCGGCGCGCCGTCGGATCGCGTCGATGATCATCCAGATAGTGAAGGCGCTGGCGGCGTAGTACAGGAACAAGGTCGACCGGGAACCTTTCGACGAAACGACGAGCTGTCAAGCGCGAGGCATTGCGTGCCCCGCCGGCCGCGGGATAGCGTGCCGCGAATCGGAGTCGCTCGATGTCCGCAGAACCCGTGATCGACAGCGAAGACGGAACGGCACTCTCCGAGGACGAGCTGCGCGACGCCTGGCCCGCCCTGGCCACGGAGGAGCGCGTGGACGGCTTCCGCATGCTGCCGGCGGAGGAGGCGGACGATTTCTTCCTCACGCTGATGCCCCTGGGCCAGGCGCAGATCATCACGGGTCTCCCGCGCGGGCAGCGTCGCATCTGGATGCGCCTCTTGGCGCCGGACGACGCGGCGGACGTGCTCCAAGAGGTGGAACCGGAAGAACGCGCGGAGCTGCTCTCGCTCTTGGACGAGCAGACGCGCCGCGAGGTGCAGGCGCTGATGGCCTACGCCGAAGACGACGCCGGTGGCCTGATGAGCACGCGCTTTGCGCGCGTGCGGCCGGACATGACGGTGGACGAGGCCATCCGCTACCTGCGCCGCCAAGCGAGCGAGAAGCTCGAGACGCTGTACTACGCCTACGTGCTCGACCCCGCGCAGAAGCTCCTGGGCGTCGTCTCCTTCCGTGAGCTGTTCGCGGCGGCGCCCGGCAAGACGGTGCGCGAGATCATGGACGACGACGTCGTCAGCGTGCACGCGGAGATGGACCAAGAGCACCTGTCGCGGCTGTTCGCGCGCCACGGCTTCATCGCCATCCCGGTGGTGGACGACGAGGGCCGCATGCAAGGCATCGTCACCATCGACGACATCGTGGACGTCGTCCAAGAAGAGGCCACGGAAGACGTCCAGAAGTTCGGCGGTATGGAAGCGTTGGAGTCGCCGTACCTGCAGACGCGCTTTTCCAGCATGGTGCAGAAGCGCGCAGGCTGGCTCTCGGC is a window of Polyangiaceae bacterium DNA encoding:
- a CDS encoding tetratricopeptide repeat protein, which encodes MFLYYAASAFTIWMIIDAIRRRAEYYWYLIILFVPFGSLIYFALVKVKDWDLGRRLPGAGTKDVSRLHRKLQETPSVANKLELADALEGAERFQEAEPLFREVLEQDPGNLQSLHGLARCAMSDGRFDEAVEYLEKLLGEDNAYRDYGAALDYAEALWRNGQRDDTVEVLEGLVAISTRVNHHVALAHYLQEDGRTARAREVLERGLANWETSPDFVQRRDEKWARRARKMLAQL
- the mgtE gene encoding magnesium transporter; translation: MSAEPVIDSEDGTALSEDELRDAWPALATEERVDGFRMLPAEEADDFFLTLMPLGQAQIITGLPRGQRRIWMRLLAPDDAADVLQEVEPEERAELLSLLDEQTRREVQALMAYAEDDAGGLMSTRFARVRPDMTVDEAIRYLRRQASEKLETLYYAYVLDPAQKLLGVVSFRELFAAAPGKTVREIMDDDVVSVHAEMDQEHLSRLFARHGFIAIPVVDDEGRMQGIVTIDDIVDVVQEEATEDVQKFGGMEALESPYLQTRFSSMVQKRAGWLSALFIGEMLTASAMSRYEDEIARAVVLALFVPLIISSGGNSGSQAATLVIRAMALGEVKLRDWWRIMRRELGAGLALGLILAVLGFIRIAVWQSMFSSYGPHWVGVGITVSISLVGVVMWGTLSGSMLPFVIRRLGADPASASAPFVATLVDVSGLVIYFTTAHVVLSGALL